In Liquorilactobacillus nagelii DSM 13675, the following proteins share a genomic window:
- the lepA gene encoding translation elongation factor 4 → MNLTEMQERQRRIRNFSIVAHIDHGKSTLADRILELTDTVSKREMQDQLLDSMELERERGITIKLNAVELHYHADDGETYIFHLIDTPGHVDFSYEVSRSLAACEGAVLVVDAAQGVEAQTLANVYLAIDDDLEIVPVINKIDLPSAQPEVVRQQIEDVIGIDASDAVLASAKQGIGIKEILEKIVRQVPAPTGDLTAPLKALIFDSVYDDYRGVVLSVRVVDGIVKPGDRIRLMNGQTEYEVTEVGVNSPKPLKRDLLMAGDVGYLTASIKDIQDTRVGDTVTLANNPADKALVGYREMNPMVYSGLYPTDNAKYNDLREALEKLKLNDAALEFEPETSQALGFGFRCGFLGLLHMDVVQERLEREFSMDLITTAPTVTYDVELTDGQHLTVDNPSELPESSQIKQINEPFVKATIMVPNDYVGAVMELCQRKRGQFVTMNYLDDYRVDVIYQMPLAEIIFDFFDRLKSSTRGYASLDYEISDNQPSDLVKIDILLNSQKIDALSFITHRQTAQQRGREITTKLKKIIPRQNFEIPIQAAIGAKIIARTNIKAYRKDVTSRIHTGDPDRRAKLLEKQKRGKKRMKSVGRVVVPQEAFMAVLQTDEEE, encoded by the coding sequence ATGAATTTAACAGAAATGCAAGAACGACAACGGCGAATTCGCAATTTTTCGATTGTGGCCCATATCGATCATGGTAAATCGACGCTGGCTGATCGAATCTTAGAATTAACGGATACCGTTTCCAAGCGCGAAATGCAAGATCAACTGCTTGATTCGATGGAGCTTGAACGTGAACGGGGAATTACTATCAAACTAAATGCAGTTGAATTGCATTACCATGCTGATGACGGTGAAACTTATATTTTTCATTTAATTGATACACCAGGACATGTTGATTTCTCTTATGAAGTTTCGCGTAGTCTAGCTGCTTGCGAGGGAGCTGTTTTAGTTGTTGATGCAGCTCAAGGAGTTGAGGCTCAGACTTTAGCTAATGTATATTTGGCGATTGATGATGATTTAGAAATTGTTCCTGTAATTAATAAAATTGACTTACCTTCAGCACAACCGGAAGTTGTCCGGCAGCAGATTGAAGATGTGATTGGAATTGATGCGTCAGATGCTGTTTTGGCCAGTGCTAAACAAGGAATTGGTATCAAGGAAATTCTTGAAAAAATTGTCCGCCAAGTTCCAGCACCAACTGGTGATCTAACGGCTCCTTTGAAAGCTTTGATTTTTGATTCAGTTTACGATGACTATCGAGGGGTGGTCTTAAGTGTTCGGGTCGTTGATGGAATCGTTAAACCGGGCGATCGAATTCGACTGATGAATGGACAAACAGAATATGAGGTTACGGAAGTTGGGGTTAACTCTCCTAAACCGTTAAAGCGAGATTTATTGATGGCCGGTGATGTTGGTTATTTGACGGCCAGCATTAAGGATATTCAGGACACTCGAGTTGGAGATACAGTGACTTTGGCCAATAATCCGGCTGATAAAGCTTTAGTTGGTTATCGCGAAATGAATCCGATGGTTTATTCTGGTTTGTATCCGACTGATAATGCTAAATATAATGATTTGCGCGAAGCCTTAGAAAAGTTAAAATTAAACGATGCTGCACTCGAATTTGAGCCAGAAACATCTCAAGCTTTAGGCTTTGGATTTCGTTGCGGATTTTTAGGCTTATTGCATATGGATGTTGTCCAAGAACGCTTAGAACGTGAATTTAGTATGGACTTAATTACCACTGCGCCAACGGTTACTTATGATGTTGAATTAACTGACGGTCAACACTTAACAGTGGACAATCCTTCTGAATTGCCTGAAAGTTCACAAATTAAACAGATTAATGAACCATTTGTGAAAGCAACGATCATGGTACCTAATGATTATGTCGGTGCCGTGATGGAACTTTGTCAACGCAAACGAGGACAATTTGTGACGATGAATTATTTAGATGATTATCGGGTTGACGTTATTTATCAAATGCCTCTGGCTGAAATTATTTTCGATTTTTTTGATCGATTGAAATCAAGTACTCGTGGTTATGCGTCATTAGATTATGAAATTAGTGACAATCAACCAAGTGACTTAGTTAAAATTGATATTTTATTAAATTCGCAAAAAATTGATGCTTTGAGTTTTATTACCCACCGTCAAACAGCCCAGCAGCGTGGACGAGAAATTACAACTAAGTTAAAGAAAATTATTCCGCGACAAAATTTTGAAATTCCGATTCAAGCAGCAATAGGTGCCAAAATTATTGCCCGAACTAATATTAAAGCTTATCGTAAAGATGTTACTTCGCGAATTCATACAGGTGATCCAGATCGGCGAGCAAAGCTGTTGGAAAAGCAAAAACGAGGTAAGAAGCGAATGAAATCAGTTGGTCGTGTTGTGGTTCCGCAAGAAGCTTTTATGGCTGTTTTACAAACTGACGAAGAAGAATAA
- a CDS encoding DUF3013 family protein: MKQTLPDFLANGIEQLDFDGDIQLTWNEAKRTFNLELTFFAQNNLHDAIFDLTGVESDEPIVTFVDAVLIYDQNSFKPDQVANDYLACLPFAGKQGWSTAMGRAFFRYLQIVLDNGESDLLDFLNDQEVAVFELEWSPNEFEKILQQYQQESDQRLPYPE; the protein is encoded by the coding sequence TTGAAGCAGACTTTACCAGATTTTTTGGCAAACGGGATTGAACAACTTGATTTTGATGGAGACATCCAATTAACTTGGAACGAAGCCAAACGAACTTTTAATTTAGAATTAACTTTTTTTGCCCAAAATAATTTACATGATGCGATTTTTGATTTGACGGGAGTTGAATCAGATGAACCGATTGTCACCTTTGTTGATGCTGTTTTAATCTATGATCAAAATAGTTTTAAACCAGATCAGGTAGCAAACGATTATCTAGCTTGTTTGCCATTTGCTGGTAAGCAGGGGTGGTCGACTGCGATGGGGCGCGCTTTTTTCCGTTATTTACAGATTGTGCTAGATAATGGAGAATCTGATTTGCTTGATTTTTTAAATGATCAAGAAGTTGCTGTGTTTGAATTAGAATGGTCACCAAATGAATTCGAAAAGATTTTGCAGCAATATCAACAGGAAAGTGATCAGCGTTTGCCTTATCCTGAATAA